In Candidatus Hydrogenedens sp., the DNA window AGAGCATAAAATTCTCTTAGCAGAACGATTCGCTACCGCTGGCTGGCTATTAAAGGAAGTCGATTATCCAGAACATATATTTGAGGCTATTTGGAAAGACCTTTTGTTTAACCAATTTCATGATATTTTGGCAGGAACAAGTATTTATGAAGCCTACCAAGATGTGAGAGACCAGTTAGGGGCTGGAAGACATCGAGCGGATGTTATTATCAATCAAACTATGCAGAAGATAGCCCAACGTATAAATACAAAAGGAGAGGGAAATCCAATCATTGTTATTAATCCTCTTGCCTGGCCTGTAAAGCAACCTGTTTACGTTCCAGAGATTATAAAAAGAGGGCTTAATGTTGATAATGTAGAGTTAGTAGATGATGAACAAAATTGTTGTCCTATTCAGACCATTCAATCAAGTTTTCCAGGTTCAAAAAAGTACGTGTTTATAGCGGATGTCCCATCAATGGGTTATAGGGTTTATTTTGCAAGGTCTGAGTGTGAAACTCATAGAGAGATACACAAATTGGGCTTAAAACCTTATTTACCACCACATCCCCCTGAGGTAAAGAAGGACACATTAGAAAATGACCATTGGTATATTGAATTCGATACAATTCGAGGTGGTATTTCTAAATTATATGATAAACAACATAAGGTCGACGTTCTTAATCACTCTGCCAAAGTAGTTCCAATAGTTGATTCTTCCGACACATGGAGTCATGATGTGTCTGAATACTCTGTAGAAGCAGGAAAGTTTAAGCTTACAGATATGTTCATAAAAGAGAGAGGAGAGGTGCTTGCAAGTATAGTTCAAGAATTTGAATACAACAACTCTAAAGTTGTTCAAGAAATAATCTTATACAAGGACATAGCAGATATTGATGTTTCATTGGATATTCTCTGGTTGGAAAAGTATGCCGTCTTAAAGTGGTTTGCAAATACAAGAATTAGACATGGCACCGCCACATACGAAGTCCCCTATGGAATTCAAGTCCGCCCTTGCAATGGGGAAGAAGAGCCAGCTCAACAATGGGTTGATTTGTCAGGCACTATCGATGACAAACCTTATGGTTTTGCCGTGTTAACAACGGATAATTATGCCTATGATATAAAGGATAATATCATTAGAGTAACATTGCTACGTAGCCCTGCTTATGCTCATCATGAACCTAATAGATATACTGCTGAAGCCAATTATCCAATTATAGACCAAGGCTGGCATCATCAAAAATTAAGACTTTTCCCTCATGCTGATGATTGGAGAAAAACAAGGATTGTAAAATCAGCATGGGAGTTAAACGTGCCTTTAATTGCTCACCTTGAACCGACACATAAGGGAAATAGAGAACAGAGTGCAACGCTATTGGGCACAGAAGCGGAAAACATTCTAATTTCCGTTGTAAAAAAGGGTGAAAACAATAAAGACCTCATTATCCGAGCCTATGAAACGCATGGTTATGAAACCACAACAAATTTACATCTCTTCTTTGCTCAGTTAGTGTTTCCACTTATATTCAAACCCTATGAAATAAAGACAGTTCGTATAAATATGATGAATGGAAAAATCACCGAAACGAATCTTTTAGAGGAGATTGAAGGTGAATCTAATTGAAACGATTGAACAAATATGTCTTTCTATTCTTGACGAAAATCCAGACCCATGGGTTCCCATAAAAGAACTCGTCCAGAAATGTAAAGAAATTACAGGTAATCAAAGCATCAACGAATCATTATTAAGCTCATTTTTATCGAAACACCCAGAAGTGAAGGTTATTAATCCATTAATGTCTGATGAACCAGTTATTGCACAGATGATAAAAGAAAATAAATTAGACCTATCACCTGTTGCCATCTTAAAAAAACGTCTACCTAATGACAAAGATATGTTTATATGGATTTATAATCATTTAACCCAACTCATAGAATTACTAAATAAAATGGAGGCGGAAGAAATCACAGAGGTAAAAAAGGACAAAATCAACAACATCCTTCAAAAAGCAAATAGCTTACAAGAAAAGATTAAAGAACATATTAAATAAAACGGTATGATAAGATGTAAAAATAAACGGATAGTATGAAAAGAGATGATGTATGAATATGACAATTTTCATAACAGGTATATGGTTTTTATTAATTTCATATCCTGATATTATTACATTAAATGTAGAGCCTATTGTTCGTGATGCCATCATAACCGATATAAATGCAGATGGAAGAAAAGATATTGTGTTTCTTATATCAGAAGAAGATGGATACAAGAAAAAAATAATTATCTATTTACAAAGAGAAGAACCAGCATTATTTGGAAATAATCCTTCCAATATATTTGATATAAATGAACCCTGCTCTATTGTTTTTATCTCAAAATGTGAGGGTAAGCCATGTATTGTATTCGGCAATTGTGATAGTTTTTATATTTATGATTATCAGCAAGGAGAAATAAAATTAAAAACTACTATA includes these proteins:
- a CDS encoding glycoside hydrolase family 38 C-terminal domain-containing protein, translated to MKQDSKKKVIHFIGHAHIDPVWLWRWTEGFTEVRSTFSSVLNLMEEFPQLTFTAGSSFFYECIMNTAPGLFEKIKKRVDEKRWEIAGSFYVEPDCNLPCGESFVRHGLYSQKFFQKVFKKKAVVAFAPDSFGHAGTLPQIFSKLGIKYYVYMRPSPDTEKEYPEGTTFRWYSNDGSSVIASVIPESYGGETDEVMRKVNNITKYKYWNKNQTDFLCFLGVCNHGGGPTRNTIETIIKRQKELNRYAFYFSTLENYFEKLLKHTKKIPSIHGELQHHARGCYSVLTEIKKLNRQTEHKILLAERFATAGWLLKEVDYPEHIFEAIWKDLLFNQFHDILAGTSIYEAYQDVRDQLGAGRHRADVIINQTMQKIAQRINTKGEGNPIIVINPLAWPVKQPVYVPEIIKRGLNVDNVELVDDEQNCCPIQTIQSSFPGSKKYVFIADVPSMGYRVYFARSECETHREIHKLGLKPYLPPHPPEVKKDTLENDHWYIEFDTIRGGISKLYDKQHKVDVLNHSAKVVPIVDSSDTWSHDVSEYSVEAGKFKLTDMFIKERGEVLASIVQEFEYNNSKVVQEIILYKDIADIDVSLDILWLEKYAVLKWFANTRIRHGTATYEVPYGIQVRPCNGEEEPAQQWVDLSGTIDDKPYGFAVLTTDNYAYDIKDNIIRVTLLRSPAYAHHEPNRYTAEANYPIIDQGWHHQKLRLFPHADDWRKTRIVKSAWELNVPLIAHLEPTHKGNREQSATLLGTEAENILISVVKKGENNKDLIIRAYETHGYETTTNLHLFFAQLVFPLIFKPYEIKTVRINMMNGKITETNLLEEIEGESN